In Rhipicephalus microplus isolate Deutch F79 chromosome 9, USDA_Rmic, whole genome shotgun sequence, one genomic interval encodes:
- the LOC142771353 gene encoding uncharacterized protein LOC142771353, with protein MAGAGTTHFDTNEVEKLFEWGLGLEWIGRETHWQTSTYMKHGADLCYASISETDAPVLRRMLNIGPPIRELFILSISMADFEVVFDGLGEFSCLKKVCVSVDCENNNIGTTLSGAFRIRSLHTLELSCHNTGTGFARAVADFIRQNKTLRNLYLRNYCGGDEGVAVIIEALAVNDTLRRFRLREMELSSDTFIVFAEMLATNLTLQLVNLNDVCPVEKDKVRWLLAHKWHALVFERLEIVWPEQLLPELIVLIREGACPPQLSISITSSVDKKILWELFLAVGVQKKLEKLSFVSVNLDDSFSELAEGIASSVKYTRTLRRIENRKHIDIWEEPQLLVVLDALKKNSSVIALLTSVHLVTPEIAASLSELFEVNNTLISVELCDCAGVLSTNELETILRGLKTNYTLNKLWISEEADEPEEMREVDEILARNIHLKNQAAEFVMSGAHRSDKEGADALKKVRLSAALVERVKQLTGMTTEAVLREIQSILARLRL; from the coding sequence ATGGCCGGTGCAGGTACTACTCACTTCGACACAAACGAAGTCGAAAAGCTGTTCGAGTGGGGTTTAGGACTAGAATGGATAGGACGCGAGACACATTGGCAGACAAGCACGTATATGAAACACGGAGCTGACCTCTGTTATGCCAGTATTTCGGAGACGGACGCTCCAGTGCTTCGGCGAATGTTGAACATAGGGCCCCCCATCAGAGAGCTTTTTATACTCTCGATTTCCATGGCTGATTTCGAAGTTGTTTTCGACGGGCTTGGGGAATTTTCTTGTTTGAAAAAAGTCTGCGTCTCTGTTGACTGCGAAAACAATAATATCGGAACAACACTCTCAGGGGCATTTAGAATTAGAAGCCTGCACACGCTGGAGTTAAGCTGTCATAACACCGGGACCGGATTCGCTAGAGCAGTCGCTGACTTCATCCGACAGAACAAGACGTTGAGGAACTTATACTTGAGAAACTACTGTGGTGGCGACGAAGGGGTCGCAGTTATCATCGAAGCCCTGGCAGTAAACGACACGCTCAGGAGGTTCAGACTACGAGAGATGGAGTTATCCTCAGACACCTTCATTGTCTTTGCGGAGATGCTCGCAACCAACTTGACGCTGCAGCTTGTGAACCTCAATGACGTGTGTCCCGTGGAGAAGGACAAAGTACGCTGGCTTTTGGCACATAAATGGCACGCTCTTGTATTCGAAAGGCTCGAGATTGTTTGGCCCGAGCAGCTTTTGCCGGAGCTCATTGTGTTAATCCGAGAAGGTGCATGCCCTCCACAACTCTCTATCAGCATCACCTCCTCGGtcgacaaaaaaattttgtgGGAGCTTTTTCTGGCCGTGGGCGTGCAGAAGAAGCTCGAAAAGCTTAGTTTCGTTTCCGTCAACCTTGATGACTCATTCAGTGAGCTTGCGGAAGGCATCGCCTCCTCAGTGAAATATACGAGAACATTACGGCGAATTGAGAACCGCAAGCATATAGATATCTGGGAAGAGCCTCAGCTTCTCGTCGTCTTGGATGCCTTGAAGAAGAACAGTTCCGTCATTGCGCTCCTCACGTCCGTGCACTTGGTGACGCCCGAAATCGCGGCGTCCCTCTCGGAACTCTTTGAAGTGAACAACACGCTGATTTCCGTGGAACTATGTGACTGTGCCGGCGTTCTCTCCACAAACGAGCTGGAAACGATCCTACGTGGTTTGAAGACTAACTACACCCTGAACAAGCTCTGGATTTCCGAGGAGGCTGATGAACCCGAGGAAATGAGAGAGGTGGATGAGATACTGGCGAGGAACATTCACCTCAAGAACCAGGCGGCAGAGTTCGTGATGTCGGGCGCTCACAGGAGCGACAAGGAAGGCGCCGATGCTCTTAAGAAAGTGCGCTTAAGCGCTGCACTCGTTGAGAGGGTGAAGCAGCTCACTGGCATGACGACAGAGGCTGTGTTACGCGAAATACAGTCAATCTTAGCACGCTTACGTTTGTGA